From a region of the Fimbriiglobus ruber genome:
- a CDS encoding PAS domain S-box protein, which yields MPPDVPETVLAKWQGLVDTLSMATGASASLVTRIAGNDLEVLVASNTEGNPFCRGDRERLIGSNSYCETVLRERRELQVTGVRTDDRWAQSPAGKKNLISYIGYPILGPNREPFGTICVLDRKPRSYSDLDQRLVSQFRDMIQDYLEFGRAEAARNIGHPRPSIATDKSREVVSEGAGASNERITSPDITDVDARKETENDLRESERRFRQLLEDAGDGYFLHDEKGRITEVNRRACDSLGYTHDELLALNVTDIVTNFHSAELLAIWATTAPGESDTFADHSHRRKDGTTFPVEVRVTCYSIRGEKLFLGVVRDVTERVNAEENLRLSEERFRLLVEHASDGFFLHDDQGRFLDVNHQACATTLYRRNDLLGMSLADIEVDHDAERYAALLKQAKTGGAVTAVTRVRRQDGSDFPVEVRLTRCDIHGQELYLALVRDITARVEAERALLQINVELEKRVAQRTEALRQREAQWQFAVESTGGGMWDWDPESGQMNFSRQWREMLGYAEHEIEPTLSWWSGLIHHEDRVRCTASLRRFSRTVGPVNWEFRFRARDGRWRWIASSGLVVDLTPDGRPLRVIGIHTDTTSRKESEERIRSLSERTQLAIKAGRIGIWELDFDTGRLIWDNQMHALYGMASGNFRGCLEEWFEQIHPDDAARIRAEWEAAVAETSVFESEFRVTHSDGTDRHLRALADVSRRPDGSPLRALGTNWDVTEHRQLVGELRKAKLDADAANRAKSDFLANMSHEIRTPMNGILGMADLALDTDLAPEQQEFVKTIRSSAESLLTVINDVLDFSKIEAGKLDLDPFDFPLHDSLGDMLRPLALRAHKKGLELAFETPAEVPDELHGDWNRLRQILVNLVGNAIKFTDQGEVVVGVRVADAPDPDGLTLQFTVRDTGIGIPAVKREAIFAPFEQADGTTTRRFGGTGLGLAICSRLVDMMGGRIWVESEVGRGSTFHFTVRLSTATGPTGQQSAPAPDYLRGMPVLVVDDNTTNLLILEGFLKRWEMRPTCVANGEAALAALTRAAEKGEPFPLVLLDTYMPGMDGLDLVERVRLDPALASVTILMLSSADRQDYLRRCRECRVAAYLIKPVGRAELLEAIRQVLTVSDPRGNMVSPAANPLVIGGTTTVDLPRGLNILLAEDNAVNQRVAQLMLERHGHRVRLAGNGREAIELAGAEAFDLVLMDVQMPEVDGLEAVAAIRAAEQGTGRHLPVIALTAYAMMGDRERFLAVGMDGYVAKPLRPELFWEEIRRVVPFSVQSPPAISTQPPFVPPRDVVFDREAALERAGGDAEIFRELIRLFRGNADEYLDHLRDAVRTGNVATARRIAHTIRGPVGIFGAAAAETAARRLEAAAADGDLDNGTELFGQLEDEIRRLLAALDEAGGG from the coding sequence ATGCCGCCGGACGTCCCGGAAACTGTCTTGGCGAAGTGGCAGGGTCTCGTCGACACCTTGTCCATGGCTACGGGCGCATCAGCCAGTCTGGTCACGCGAATTGCCGGAAACGACCTCGAAGTATTAGTCGCGAGCAACACCGAAGGGAATCCGTTTTGCCGGGGTGATCGGGAACGGCTCATCGGTTCCAATTCGTATTGTGAAACGGTTCTCCGTGAGAGGCGAGAATTACAGGTCACCGGAGTACGGACAGACGATCGATGGGCTCAGAGCCCAGCCGGCAAGAAAAACCTGATCTCTTACATCGGCTACCCCATCCTCGGGCCGAACCGGGAGCCGTTCGGGACCATCTGCGTCTTGGACCGTAAACCCCGTTCGTACTCAGACCTCGATCAACGATTGGTCTCTCAGTTCCGCGACATGATCCAGGATTACCTGGAATTCGGGCGTGCCGAGGCCGCCCGTAACATCGGACATCCGCGCCCCTCGATCGCTACCGACAAATCTCGTGAGGTCGTTTCCGAGGGTGCCGGCGCCTCGAACGAACGCATCACCAGCCCCGATATCACCGACGTCGACGCGCGGAAGGAAACCGAGAACGATCTACGCGAGAGCGAGCGACGGTTCCGGCAGCTGCTCGAAGACGCCGGAGACGGTTACTTCCTGCACGACGAGAAGGGCCGCATCACCGAGGTGAACCGCCGGGCGTGCGACAGTCTCGGTTACACCCACGATGAATTGCTCGCTCTCAACGTGACCGACATCGTCACGAACTTCCATTCCGCGGAACTACTCGCCATCTGGGCCACCACCGCGCCCGGGGAGAGCGACACCTTCGCGGACCATTCCCACCGCCGGAAAGACGGCACGACGTTCCCCGTCGAAGTTCGCGTCACCTGCTATTCGATCCGCGGCGAAAAGCTCTTCCTGGGCGTCGTGCGCGACGTGACCGAGCGGGTGAATGCCGAGGAAAACCTGCGGCTCAGCGAGGAGCGCTTCCGGCTACTCGTCGAACACGCGTCCGACGGGTTCTTCTTGCACGACGACCAGGGCCGTTTTTTGGACGTCAACCACCAGGCGTGTGCGACCACCCTCTACCGACGAAACGACCTCCTCGGGATGTCCTTGGCCGACATCGAGGTGGACCACGACGCGGAGCGGTACGCGGCTTTATTAAAACAGGCGAAGACGGGGGGAGCCGTCACCGCCGTGACCCGCGTTCGGCGGCAGGACGGCTCGGACTTCCCGGTCGAGGTGCGCCTCACCCGCTGCGACATCCACGGCCAGGAACTCTACCTCGCCTTGGTCCGCGATATCACCGCGCGGGTCGAGGCGGAGCGGGCACTTCTACAAATTAACGTCGAACTGGAGAAACGGGTCGCGCAACGAACCGAGGCGCTCCGCCAGCGGGAGGCGCAATGGCAGTTCGCGGTCGAGAGTACCGGCGGCGGGATGTGGGACTGGGATCCCGAATCCGGGCAGATGAACTTTTCCCGCCAGTGGCGGGAGATGCTCGGGTACGCCGAACACGAGATAGAGCCCACGCTCTCGTGGTGGTCCGGGCTCATTCACCACGAGGACCGGGTCCGGTGTACCGCTTCCCTGCGGCGGTTTTCCCGGACCGTGGGACCGGTCAACTGGGAGTTCCGCTTCCGGGCCCGCGACGGGCGGTGGCGGTGGATCGCCAGCAGCGGCCTCGTCGTCGACCTGACGCCGGACGGCCGCCCACTCCGGGTCATCGGCATCCACACCGACACGACCAGCCGCAAGGAGTCGGAAGAGCGGATTCGCAGTCTGAGCGAGCGGACCCAACTCGCCATCAAGGCGGGGCGGATCGGCATCTGGGAGCTGGACTTCGACACGGGCCGGCTCATCTGGGACAACCAGATGCACGCCCTGTACGGCATGGCGTCCGGTAACTTCCGCGGTTGTCTGGAGGAATGGTTCGAGCAGATCCACCCCGACGACGCCGCCCGCATCCGCGCCGAATGGGAAGCCGCCGTCGCCGAAACGTCCGTTTTTGAAAGTGAGTTCCGCGTCACCCACTCCGACGGCACCGATCGGCACCTCCGGGCCCTGGCCGACGTGTCCCGCCGCCCCGACGGGTCGCCGCTCCGCGCCCTCGGGACCAACTGGGACGTGACCGAACACCGCCAGCTGGTCGGCGAGCTTCGTAAAGCGAAACTCGACGCCGACGCGGCCAACCGGGCCAAGAGCGACTTCCTGGCGAACATGAGCCACGAAATCCGCACCCCGATGAACGGCATCCTCGGCATGGCTGACCTGGCCCTCGACACCGACCTGGCCCCCGAACAGCAGGAATTCGTCAAAACGATTCGCTCGTCGGCCGAGAGTCTGCTGACGGTCATCAACGACGTTCTCGATTTCTCCAAAATCGAGGCCGGCAAGCTCGATCTCGACCCGTTCGACTTTCCGCTGCACGACAGCCTCGGCGACATGCTCCGGCCGCTGGCCCTGCGCGCCCACAAGAAGGGCCTGGAGTTGGCCTTTGAGACCCCCGCGGAGGTGCCGGACGAACTCCACGGGGACTGGAACCGGCTCCGCCAGATCCTTGTCAACCTGGTCGGCAACGCCATCAAGTTCACCGACCAGGGGGAAGTCGTCGTCGGCGTCCGGGTCGCTGACGCCCCCGACCCGGACGGCCTGACCCTGCAATTCACCGTCCGGGACACCGGGATCGGCATCCCGGCCGTGAAACGCGAGGCGATCTTCGCCCCGTTCGAACAGGCCGACGGAACGACGACCCGGCGGTTCGGGGGAACCGGGCTGGGACTGGCGATTTGCTCCCGGCTCGTGGACATGATGGGCGGTCGTATCTGGGTCGAGAGCGAGGTCGGCCGCGGGAGTACGTTCCACTTCACCGTCCGCCTGTCGACCGCCACCGGACCGACGGGGCAGCAATCGGCGCCCGCCCCCGACTACTTGCGGGGGATGCCGGTCCTGGTCGTCGACGACAACACGACCAACCTCCTCATCCTGGAAGGGTTCCTGAAGCGGTGGGAGATGCGGCCGACGTGCGTCGCGAACGGGGAAGCGGCCCTCGCCGCCCTGACCCGGGCCGCCGAGAAAGGAGAGCCGTTTCCGTTGGTGCTGCTCGACACCTACATGCCCGGGATGGACGGTCTCGACCTGGTCGAACGGGTGCGCCTGGACCCGGCGCTGGCCAGCGTGACCATTCTGATGCTTTCCTCCGCCGACCGGCAGGACTACCTGCGGCGGTGCCGGGAGTGCCGGGTGGCCGCGTACTTGATTAAGCCGGTCGGCCGGGCCGAACTGTTGGAGGCGATCCGACAGGTTCTCACCGTCTCGGACCCGCGCGGCAACATGGTGTCCCCGGCGGCCAACCCTCTTGTCATTGGCGGGACCACAACCGTCGATCTGCCTCGCGGGCTGAACATCCTCCTGGCAGAAGACAATGCCGTGAACCAACGGGTCGCGCAGCTCATGCTGGAGCGGCACGGGCACCGCGTCCGACTGGCGGGGAACGGCCGCGAGGCGATCGAACTGGCCGGGGCCGAGGCGTTCGATTTGGTACTCATGGATGTCCAGATGCCGGAGGTGGACGGGTTGGAAGCGGTCGCGGCCATTCGGGCCGCCGAGCAAGGAACGGGGCGACACCTGCCAGTCATTGCTCTGACGGCGTATGCCATGATGGGCGACCGGGAGCGGTTTTTGGCCGTCGGAATGGACGGCTACGTCGCCAAGCCCCTCCGCCCGGAACTCTTTTGGGAAGAGATTCGTCGGGTCGTGCCGTTTTCCGTGCAGAGCCCGCCGGCAATCTCGACACAACCACCGTTTGTCCCGCCGCGCGACGTCGTGTTCGATCGCGAAGCAGCCCTGGAGAGAGCCGGGGGGGATGCCGAAATCTTTCGTGAGTTAATCCGATTGTTCCGGGGGAACGCGGACGAATACCTCGATCACCTGCGAGACGCGGTC